A region from the Vicia villosa cultivar HV-30 ecotype Madison, WI linkage group LG3, Vvil1.0, whole genome shotgun sequence genome encodes:
- the LOC131658507 gene encoding uncharacterized protein LOC131658507: MKLHIKEQLRKSGYPETTDTKPPSQPVKTKGAPKKLKPTPNDNSTTRSPSYCEHVDKLFPDSQTPKSQKSSNKGARIRKPPPTHIPLKIPIIEEVPIPSKIPFIEEMPVFMHPYIERIVDVAEDGNYGYRAVSVLLGNGEGIHTVVHHQIIQALKMHKEAYTRLYGEEAIFEEVNEAFVPWMGPYEPMSKWMNF; the protein is encoded by the coding sequence AtgaaactccacatcaaagaACAATTGCGGAAGAGTGGATATCCCGAAACAACGGACACGAAACCGCcgtctcaaccggttaagacaaAGGGTGCTCCAAAGAAATTGAAGCCTACACCGAATGACAACTCGACTACACGGTCTCCTTCTTATTGTGAGCATGTCGATAAACTTTTTCCCGACTCACAGACTCCTAAATCTCAAAAAAGTTCAAATAAAGGAGCTCGCATAAGAAAGCCGCCTCCGACACATATTCCACTAAAAATTCCAATCATCGAAGAGGTGCCTATTCCATCGAAAATTCCATTCATCGAAGAGATGCCGGTTTTTATGCACCCTTACATTGAGCGGATTGTAGATGTTGCAGAGGACGGTAATTACGGTTACCGAGCCGTCTCAGTGTTGCTTGGTAATGGAGAGGGTATCCATACGGTTGTCCATCATCAAATCATCCAAGCGTTGAAGATGCATAAAGAAGCGTACACGCGGTTATATGGAGAGGAAGCTATATTTGAAGAGGTTAACGAAGCTTTTGTGCCTTGGATGGGCCCTTACGAACCGATGTCAAAGTGGATGAACTTCTAA